The following nucleotide sequence is from Anaerolineae bacterium.
GAGGGATAACCGAGCAATGGATGTGGGTTCCGGATAAGGCGATGATCCGGTAACGCCACGAGGGTAAAACTGCCTCTGCAGCCGCCCAAAGCCCCACGTTATCGTCGTTCGGATCGTGGCTGGCGGTGACCCACCCGGCCACCTGCATTGGGCGGTCCATCACGATCCAGATGGTCGGCGCGTTGGGCTTCCATTCCGAAGTGCCGCCCAACAGGCCGAAGAAAGAAGTGCTAACAGGCGGGGTCGGGGGGATGAGCCACCCGCTTTCGGGGATGGGCCAGGTCTGACAGCCGGCGAAGGCGGCCTGCGTATCCCAGATGGTGGGGGAAATGTGCATGGAAGAAAGCATAACTGGCTTAAAGGCTTCGCCTGGACGGGAATCCAGTGGGACACTGCCTTCAACAGTTACAGCGACCTGGGCGCTCATACTTTCGGCTGCTGGGGGAAAGAGGTCCACCTGAGCCCGCACTGATAAGGACGCAATGGTTCCTGTGATGGCGAGTTGCAGGTTGGAACCCATCACTTTCCAAGAGGCCGTGATGGGCGCTCCCTGATGGTAGACGCCGTTGCTCCAGAAGGCAGGCAGCAGGATGATAGAAGTTCCCCACTCGGAGTTAGGGCCGTAGTTCAAGCGGAAGTAACTGCTCTCCAGGTGGAGGGCGCCGTATTGGGGAAAGTGAGTCCCGCTGCCGTAGGCGATCTCCAATACCGTATCCCTCTGGTTCACTACCCAGGTTGGGGCCTGAGCCGGTCCTGCCAGAAAGGTCTTCCCCTGGAGCGATGGTGGGCTACAAGCGATAAGCATCGTGCCCAGAAGCAGCCCTATCGTTATTTCCCGAACCATACTCGTTCCCTCTCCCTGCGGAAAGCCTGAGGGCTTTAGGCGAGCACCTGGAGAAGCTCAGAAGCCCTCTCACCGTCACTTCTCCTTGGTCAAGCGGCTCAGATCGCTCGAGCGACGGGCCGCGAAATTGTCCAGTCCCATCGCTAATCTCCTTTCCAGCCCCTTTCCCGGGCCATCTTTTCCAGTTCCCGGCGGACGCCCTCGGGGCGCAGCCAGCCAAAGCCCCGCAAACTCAGTTCATGAAGTAACTTTTGAAAATCCTCTTCGGTCCACTGCGGTGGGCCTGCCCGTGAAAGACCATCGGGCCCATAAGGGGTGTGCAGCTTGAGGAAGATTTCCAGATACGGCCGTACCCCCTCGTCCCAATCAGCCAGCTCCGGGAATCCCCACTCCCAGTCCAGCGCCCAGAGGCGAAGGGTTTGATCCTCGCTTCCCGAGAGGGCATACTGGCCATCGGGGGAGAAGGCGATGGAAGTCACTCAGTGTGTATGCCCTTCCATTCCTCGCACTTCTCGGATCACCGGCCAGTCGGGTGCCCGGTGCGCCTGTTCCAGCGGCTCCTCCTGCACCCCCAGCCCCTCCAGTTTCCGCAAAACCTCTTCCACATACCCTTGTTCCAGATACACCCACCCCACCAACCGCCAGTACTCCGCGTTTCCTCCGTGTGCGCTCTCCAGGTGCTGTATCTGCCTCAGGAGCTCGCTTCCCAGCAGTTCCGTCCTCTGCCACCGGTAATACCCATAGTTGAAGTTCGCCTCCAGGTGCGCCAGGTCCGCCTCCAGCGCCTCCTGCCAGCACTGCACCGCCTCTTCCTCCTTCCCCAGGTCCAGGTAATTGACTACCCGGTTGTTCAAGCTGTCCGCTTGCAGCGCCGGCGCCTCGGGCTTCGTCCGGGGGTAGGGCTCTCCCATCTCCGCCTCATACACCGCCCGCAGCCGCTCGGCCACCTCCTCCATTCCCTGAGGCCGCGCCCCAGGGTCCTCCTGAAAACAGGCCCGCAAAATTTCTACTACCCCCTGGGGCATCGGCGGCAGTCCTTCCGGGGGCTCCCGAAGATATGCCTCCAGCACGCTTGCTGCCACCGTGCCCTCCATCCAGGTCACCTCCCCGGCGAACATCTCCAGGACACTCAGCCCCCAGCCCCGGAGGTCGGTGAGGGGGCCGGTGGGCTTTCCCAGCACCTGTTCTGGGGCGGCATAGGCGGGGGTGAAGCCTTTGGCCTTCACCAGGCCTAAGTCGGTCACTTTGAGCAAGCCGTCAGGGGTGAGGAGGGCGTTGGAGGGCTTGACGTCCTGGTGGATGACGCCTTTCTGGTGGGCGTAGTCCAGGCCCCAGGCGAACTGGATGGCCAAGTCCAGGATGCGCCGGAGGGCCTCTTTGGGGCCGCCTTCGTAGAGCCGGCGGGTGCGGATCCAGTCCTTGAGGCTTCCGCCTTCCACGAACTCGGTGAAGAGGCGGGGGATGCCTCCGAGGGTGCGGACGTAGAAGCAGGTGACGATGTGGGGGTGGAGGCCGAGGCTCACCCAGGTTTCGGCCCCGGCGAGGAAGGCTTGTTTTTGTTCTTCGGTCTGGAAGAGGGCGGGGCGGGGCTTTTGACGGCCAGGTCCAGGTTCCAGAGGCGGTGGTGGACGCGGTAGACCAGGCCCATGGCGCCGGTGGTGAAGATTTCTTTGACTTCGTAGAGGCCCAGGATGAGGTCGCCGACCTGCCATTCCTCGGGGATGTCGGCTGCGGCGAGGAAGGAGCGGGTGGGGAGGGGGTAGGGGGCGCAGGAGGGGCAGAGGACCACATCGGGCCCGGCTGGGCTGAACTTCCGGCCGCAAACTATGCAATAAATGCACTCTACTTCAGTCATTCCAAGCTGGCGGCGCTTTTTTCATCCGGCGTTAAGAAAAAAACTACGGGGCTTCCTTAAGGCCGGCGCTATCCACAGCGGAGTCCAGCCATAGGATTGAAGGACTATATTTGGACCCTGGAAGAGTTTGATTGCCAGGAAAGGAATTGACTGCCGGGCGACTCCATTTGTTAAAGTGCGCAGCACGTAGAAGGCACCAGCGCTAAGTTCAATTTTTATTTTACACGAACTTTTCTCTTATATCAAGTCTACAGAGCCTGGTTTTACCGGTGGAAAAGGGGAATCCGTAGTCCTCACTCCTGGCTAGTCAGTCCATGACTCCACCGGGATATCTTCAAGCCGCCGACTCGGAGCCCTGCACCTCTGCCCCGCTGAGCTTCAATAGCCCGGAGAAATCCCGCGGCTTCTGCGCACCGGCTTCAGCTGCTGGAAGGGAACAGCCCCCGGTTACAAAATTCCGGACTTTCTGCGTAGGTGCAAGGTTTGCCTCATCTGCAGCCAGAACTCTTCACAGCCGCACCTCGGGAAGAGGAACAGGCGGGCCTGGAAGATATGGAACGACCACTGCCGATGCTGGTGGATGGAGGAGGCCATCGCCTTCCTTAACCTGCACTTCTATCCGGATAAGACAACCCATCAGAGAGCGCTCGCAAACCCTTTTGCGCCGCAGCGGCCTTTATGATAAAATCAGCCCAAATTTTAGAAGGAGGAAGTGTATGAAGACCGATACCTTCCGGGGACGTGACTTTATAACCCTGCTGGACTGGACAAGAGAAGAGATTGAAACCATACTGGACGTAGCCCTTGACCTTAAAAGAAGGTTCGTCCTGGGCGACCCCCATGACCATCTCCTCAGAGGCAAAACTCTCTTCATGATTTTCTACAACCGCTCCCTGCGAACCCGCAACTCCTTTGAGGCAGGCATGACCCAGCTGGGAGGCCACGCCCATTACCTGGAACCTGACCAGATTTACACCCCAGCCCTCCCCGGCAAAGAAGTAGCCTACACCACCGAAAGGGTCTCCGACGTGGCCAGAGTCCTATCCCGTATGGGCCACGGAATCGCCATCCGCTGCTACGGAGAACCTGTGGACTGGGTCTACGGCGCTGCCCACGAACTCATCCGCAACTTCGCCTACTGGGCTGATATCCCTGTTCTGAACATGGAATGCGATAAGTGCCATCCCTTCCAGGCCCTGGCCGATATCCTCACCGTTAAGGAAAAATTCGGAGGATTCTCAGGCGTCAAATTCGTAATGAGCTGGGCCTACTCCCCCAGCATCCATAAGCCCAGGGCCGTGCCTCAGTCGGCCATAATCGCCGCCACCATGATGGGTATGGACGTGGTCCTCGCTCACCCTGAAGGCTTTGAGCTGGACCCCGAAATCCTCAAAGCCTGCGAGGAAAACGTCAAACGCTATGGCGGCTCCTTCCAGATTGTCCACGATATGAAGGAAGCCTTCCGCGGAGCTCACGTCGTCTACCCCAAATCCTGGGCCGCTGTCCCCATCTTTAAACCCCCTGTCGGAGAGGGAAGCCCCGAAAAAGCCAAAGAGCTCTTTGAAGCCAACAAACACTGGATCTGCGATGCCGAAAAGATGAAGCTGGCCCATCCGGAAGCCATATACATGCACTGCCTTCCCTGCGACCGAGGATTTGAGGTGACCGATGAAGTAATTGACAAGACCGAAGGGCCCGGATGGCGCTCTGTAGTGTTTGACCAGGCCGAAAACAGGCTCCACGTTCAGAAAGCCGTCATGGCAATGGTGATGCGGTAAAGTTTGCGGAGGAAAATTGCCCAAGGTTGACCTCATTATCTTCGCCTCGCAAATAGCGACCCCTTCCTGCCCAGGCCCGGCCAGAAGGGAAAATCTGGGCAAAATCCTCGTAGTTCAGGATGGGGCCATAGCCATTGACGACGGCCTGATTGCAGACCTGGGGCCTCGGAGCGAAATTACCGGAAAATATTCCGCCCGCGAAACCTTGGATTTCCACGGGTGCACCGCTACCCCGGGAATGGTTGACCCTCACACCCATCTGGTTTTCGCCGGGGACAGGGTTGAAGAATTTGAGCTCAGACTGAAGGGAGCCACATACCTTGAAATCATGGCCGCCGGGGGAGGAATAATGTCCACCGTCCGGAAGACCAGAGAAGCTCCCTTTGAAACCCTGCTGGAAGAAGCCCATAGAAGAACCCTGGCCTTCCTTTCCTCCGGCACCACCACCGTTGAGATCAAAACCGGCTACGGTCTGGAGACCAGAACCGAACTCAAAATGATGGAAGTCATCATGGCCCTGAAAGAACAGAGCCCCTTGGACATTATCCCCACTTTCCTGGGAGCCCACGCTGTGCCCGCTGAGTTCTGGGGAAGAGCTGAAGAATATGTAACCCTCGTCACCGAAGAGATGCTTCCCGCCCTTGCTCGCTGGGCCGACGATAGGGAAATTGAGCGGGAAAAAATCTTCTGCGATGTCTTCTGCGACGAAGGCGCCTTCACCCTGGAACAGTCAGCCAGAGTGCTGAGGAAGGCCAGAGAGCTGGGCTTCAGCCTCAAGATCCACAGCGACGAATTCAAGTCCCTCGGAGCCACGGGCCTGGCTGTGGAACTGGAGGCCACTTCCGCCGACCACCTGGCTGTTACTCCCGAGGAGGAAGCCCTTAGGCTTGCCTCTTCCTCAACGATAGGGGTTATCCTGCCTGGCACTTCCTTCGGGCTTGGCCACACTCATTTTGCCGACGGAAAAGGGCTTATAGAAAAGGGGGTCGCACTGGCGCTGGGAACCGACTTTAACCCTGGGACCTGCTGGTGTGAATCCATGCCCTTCATGATGGCTCTGGCCTGCCGATACTGTGGCCTATCCCCCTCTCAGGCCCTGACCGCCTCCACTCTCAACGCCGCCTGGGCTCTGAAAATGGGGGAGAAAATCGGCTCCCTGGAAAAAGGCAAACAGGCCGACATCGCCCTGTGGGAAGTGCCGGACTACCGGCACCTCGCCTATCGGTTCGGGAACTTGCGGGCTAAAGCCGTCATCAAAAGGGGGAAAATGGTTTATCCGGATTATCCAGGTAATATCCGAGGCCCCGCACACACTTGATACGGATTGGATTTGATGGGTCAGGCTCCAGTTTCCTGCGCAATTTGAAAATGTAATGGCGCACAAGTTCAGGAGTATAATCCGGAGAAAGCAAGTCAGCTATTTTGCGGGGGCTTAGAATCTGTCGAGGATGGCGAGCGAGACACTCCAGAACAGCAAATTCTTTCCGGCTGAGCTTTATCAAATGACCGCCCAGGAAAAGCTCTTGGGTGGAAAAATTCACCAGAAGAAAACCGTCAGTGTAGATTTCAGCCCTGGGCATAGGAGCTCCAGTTCCCATTCGCCTCAAGAGGGCTTTAACCCTCACCACCACTTCCCTGGGGGAGGAGGATTTGAACACAGCATCGTCGGCTCCCCATTCCAGAGCTCTGATCCTTTCCTCAATTTTCCCGGACTCCACCAGGGCTATAATGCGGACAGGGGCAATCTCCTTCAGTTTCCGGATCAGTTCCCACTTCTCCGCCCCCTCCCCCCAGAAAGGCAACTCCGCCACTACCACTTGAGGCTTCCAGCTCCAGAAAAGGGTGGCCGCCTGAGCGAAAGTTTTCCCCACTTTAACGGAAATATGACTGGAGGCCAGGAGCTCACCTATGGTATTGAGAAGATGCTCATTGTCTCCTACCAGTAAGACTTTCATGGCTCTTTCCCTGAATTACTGTAATTTTAGCCGGAGGGACGAGCCTTGAAAAAACTCGCCTCCACCCTGCTTTTCCCCCTTTTAATAACCGCATGGATTGCAACCCTTCTCCCTTCAGAGAGGGGAGAAAAGGGAATTTCCATCCTGCAGCCCACTCCAACCTTCACCGCTACTCCATCGCCCACCCCAACCTTAACTCCCACACCCACTCCCACTCCAACCCCCACCTCCACACCCACTCCAACCCCCACGCCTACTCCTGCTCCAACCCCCGATGGCATAAGGAGAGAAGCTGCAGTGCCCATCTTACTCTACCATTACGTATCCTCACCCCCTCCTGAAGCCAACGTGATCCGGCGGGAGATAAGCGTTTCCCCCCAGCAGTTTGAAGAGCACCTACAATATTTCAAAAGCCAGAACTACACCACCATTACCCTTAGGGACCTGGTCTATCACCTGACCATAGGCAAGCCGCTCCCTCCGAAACCTCTGATCATAACCTTTGATGACGGATACGAGGACCATTACCGGAACGCTTTCCCCCTGCTCCAGAAATACGGTTTTGTGGCCACTTTCTTCGTGATCACCGATTTCATAGATGAAAATAGGCCGGGCTACCTTACCTGGAAACAGGTGGAAGAGATGGCCAGGGCCGGGATGGAGTTCGGAGCCCATGGCCGTGACCACTCAAGCCTGAAAGGCAGGTCCCTGGACTACCTCATCTGGCAGATCCTGGGCTCGAGGCAGACCCTGGAAGCCCACGGGATTGAGCCCAGATTCTTTTCCTACCCCTTCGGTTTCTACGATGATGAAGTTATAAAGGTGCTTAAATCTGCCCACTTCTGGGGAGCCGTCACCACTGACCCAGGCATAGTTCATTCATCCGATGGCCTCTTCACCCTCAAACGGATCCGGGTAAACGGCCAGGAAAGCCTGGAGAAATTGATCAGCAAAATCAGATTTTACGAGCCAGAGCGATAAGGGATGTGCCAAAGGGCAGGTTCAGGCGCCTTATAAGCCACGCCTCCATTTCCCCAATGCAGGTCAGGATGCCATTCACCAGAGGGGGAGCCGGCTCCATCTCCACCTGATAGGCTTCCTCATCAAAGTGGGGCGACGCCAGATCCGGACGCAGGCCCAGTTTCTCCCGGATCAGGATCAGAGGCGCCGCCAGAGGGAAGATAAAAAAATTGTTGTAAGTTATCCTCAGGAGGCGAAAGCCCGTCCTTTCCAGCAAACCCTTTAAGGTTGCACCGCTGTAGCGACGGCGGTGGCGGTTCAATTCATCGTTGTAGCTCCAGAGCCACTGATAGGCTGGAGCCGTTATGATAAGAAAACCGCCGGGAACACAGACCCGGTAGCACTCTTCAAGGACCAGCCGGTCATCATCGCAGTGCTCAAGGACATCTAGCAGGGCAACAAGCCTGAAAGCTTCGGAAGGGAATGGGAGCGCTTCAGCTCTTCCCAGCGGAACGATATAACCCCTCTCTCTGGCCACCAGGAGGGGCTTAATATTGTTGTCAACCCCCACCACCGGGCCGTAACGGGATAAATGGTGGAACATATTGCCAGCCCCACTTCCCACATCCAGCACCATCCCCTCCCCCTTTTTAACTACCGGGTCAAGGACGGCAAATATAGCTTTCGTTCGGCTGGCGAACCACCAGTGCTTATCCTCTTCCAGAAGGACTTCCATAGGCCAGACTTTTAACGGAAGATTCGGTCAAATTTTTCCTGTATGCCTGAAGGAATCTCCCACGCTCCTTCAGGGCAAAGCTCTACGCAGCAATAGCAGGTTATGCAGCGGTTTTCATCCACCACAGGATAAGGGTTCAGGGAAATGGCCTGAGCCGGACAGTTTACAGCGCAATCCCCGCACTGAAGGCACAAATCCTCCCTGAGCACAGGATAAACCTGGCCGATAGCCCAGAGGAGCATTGCCTGTTCCTGAGGGGATGCGGCGAAGGTGGTAGGAAGCTTAAAGTCGGGAATCACCGAAAAAGCCCCTTCCACTTCCACCCCATCAATGCGGCCAAGGCCTCTTCCAGAAGCCTCCACCAGGTGATAGACTTTAGCCGGGTCAACGCCCATCATCCTGCAGGCTACTGCATCCACCGCAACGCCATCTTTACCAGCTAAAATCTTCCCCAGAGGCCTCGCCTGACCATGGGTAGGGCCATTACCCTCCATCACCCTCAAAGCATCCATGATTACAAGATCCGGCGGACGAAGGGCATAGATATCAGCTAGAAGGGCAGAAAACTGCCGGCGGGTGGGAGCAGCCAGATGAAGACGAGCTTTCGCCGTCCCCGCCACATAGCCATACAGGTTTTTGACCGCCCCCGTTATGGTAGTAAAGACATGGGTCTTCATGACCGGGACATTGATGAGGAAATCAGCTTCCAGAACAGCGCTGGAAATCGGGGCTTTAACCCCAGCTGAAGGCAAGAGCACTTCGGTTACTTTTTCCGATAGCCTTACAAAGCAGCCGTGGCTTGCCTCCACCAACCCCGCTTTTTGGGCTGTAGCCCTGGAATCCTTCTCCACACCTCCAGGATTATCGCCTACCGTAACCCTGGAAGCACCCCTCCTCAAACACTCCTTTACTAAAGCAGAAACCACTGCCGGATGTGTTGTCGCCCCATGTTCCGGAGGCAGGCCCGCTACAATATTGGGCTTTATGAGCACTCTCTTGTCTTTTACATCCACCTCAAAGGCGTCAAAAACCCTGGCGATAACCCTTCCCACATCCTGAGCGTCGGCTTCGTAGATGCTTACTGTGCTCAATTTCTCCTCCGGTAAGTCGTGTAAGAAGGGAGGCGGAGCTGTAACCCCGCCTCCCCTGCCCTTACTCCCCTATGACCAGAGCTGAGAGCATGAGGTTGCAGTGGCGATTGACCTGGTTGGGAAGACAACCTTGCTCGCCGAAGGAGAAGAAGCCAATGAAAGGAGCATCTCCTACTACCTCTTTAATCTTGGGGACCACCTCCCCTATGCGGTCACCTATGGCCACTTTTCTCCCAGCGCAGTGGCTGAGGATTAGGGCATCAACCCTGGTCATGTCCTTCCGGGCCTCTCTGACTATATCGCCTGCGTCCTGGATGAGCTTATCCACGCTTGTTTCCATGAGGCGCACCTCAGTGCCTCGGGCCACTTCGGCGAAGGCTCCTATGGAGCCATCGGGGTTGCCGGAAGCCAGGTGGACAATCCTGAAGAAGCCAGCTTCCTCAATGCCCAAAGGTGCCAGAAGGCTTGCTCCCAAGAGGTTCATCCCCGCTACCTCTTCCTGGCTCTTACCGGTCCACTCCTTGTATACTTCCAGGGCGGGGCGGCGGTCCAGCTTAAAGATGGTCCGGCCTTTGGCTCTGGTCACCCTGGCTGACTTATCGGTAGGAGCGTAGCCCCCGCCGAAGGCCACTCCTATTTTCCCCGCCGAAGATAGAGCAGCTATGTTTATCCCCTTGGGAAAAGTTTTCCTGTAACCGAAGACCTTCCACTTTCCTTCTATGGTGTTATCGGCTGCACTTCCTCCAACGATGGGAACGGTCGGGTAAGCCTCGGCCAGGGCCTCTATTACCCTTTCCTCAATCCCGGGGGAAGCCATCATGAGGAAGGCTTTGGGCGATGGAACCGTAGCGGTTGCTTTCTTCAGGGCCTTAAGGGTGTTCTTGCGGGGGTTTTTGCCTCCAGGAGCAAATCCTGTGCCAGCCTCTATGTCGGAAAGGAGCATAACTCCCAGAGCACCATTCGGACCCGAGATAAACCCATCCGGGGTTAAAAGGCCTGTAAAAGTAGTGCCCCCCCAAAGCGGGGTTCTCCCAATCCTCTTGCGGGCAAGGCTTAAAACCTGCAGGGGGTCATAATCCACGGTGGCAAAAAGGATTGCAAGGGAGGGCTTCGTTGCCAGCTCGCTCAGGGCTTTGTCAAAGGCCTGAGCTACGGCTTCTTCGGCGGTAGCAGCGGTGCTCCACGCCACTACAGCTTTGGCCATTTTTAAACCTCCTTTGGTTTTTTAATTATTTTATCCCGAACCTCGCTTTTTCACAACTTTGCGTGCAAATTGCCCCTTAATAGCGTCGGATAAGCTCCAAGATAGCAGGATCATCGGAATAGGAAGGGGTAAGGAGGACCTGGCTCCACTCATACCGAGTTATCCGACCTTTTGAGTCAATGCTCAGCCTGGTGAAGCCTACAGCGCGCCCTGCATGTCCGGGGGCAGGTGCTTCTGCCACCACGGCCAGAGAAGATCGGGCCTCGTCCCATAAAGGACCAAGGTTCTGCCCGGAAACCCCACCCCACACTACCAGGTCAACCCCTTCTTCGGCCGCAAGCTTTCTGGCTAAATCGGCACCGGTATGGGCAAGAAGTATTATCAAATCCGCCTGCTTCTTGAGCTCCCTTATGTAGCCCCTGCCTGTCTCCAGAGGGTCAAGAATTCTGAAGCCTGGAACAGGCTGAATGGGCATGCCTGTCAGGCCGAGAATGGCAACGCGATGACCCTTGATTTCCAGAAGGACGTAAGGGGAAACCAGAGGTCTGCCATCGCTCTTGAGCACGTTAGCTGAAAGGAAGGGAAACCTGGCAGCGGAAATGAGCCTTTCAAGGGCTTCTTCCCCCAGAGTCAAATCCTTCTCCCCCAGCACCGCCGCCGAGTAGCCCATCAGGTTCATAGCCTCCACAATGATCAGGCTCCCGCTCCTGCGAGTTAGAGGGACATCGCTCCATAAAGAGTCGCCGGCATCCAGGAGCAAAACATCCTCATAATCCCTGCGCACTTCCTTCACAAAAGAAGCCCGACGGGCTAATCCACCTATTGTAGGTCTTCAGCCGCAGGGGAGGACGTAACCCCAAGTATCGTTGGTGTGGAGGACTACCAGTTCCAGAGGCTGGGGTGTTGGAGTGGGGGTTAAGGCTGGATAAGCTTTCTCCGGAGGCGATGAAGCCAGAAAACACCCCACCAGGTTAAGGATCAGGGCAGCCGAAAGGGCGAGCCTTTTCATTGGGAACCTCCCAGGGGGATGGAGAAGGTGAAAGTGCTTCCCTGATCCAGGGTGCTCTCCACCCATATCTTCCCGCCGTGGGCTTCCACGATTTGCCTGGCTATGCTCAGGCCAAGGCCCGAGCCAGGAACCTCTCCCTCAGCCCGCCCCCGGTAGAACTTTTCAAAGATATGAGGGATCTCCTCCGGC
It contains:
- a CDS encoding WD40 repeat domain-containing protein, producing the protein MTSIAFSPDGQYALSGSEDQTLRLWALDWEWGFPELADWDEGVRPYLEIFLKLHTPYGPDGLSRAGPPQWTEEDFQKLLHELSLRGFGWLRPEGVRRELEKMARERGWKGD
- a CDS encoding serine/threonine protein kinase encodes the protein MSLGLHPHIVTCFYVRTLGGIPRLFTEFVEGGSLKDWIRTRRLYEGGPKEALRRILDLAIQFAWGLDYAHQKGVIHQDVKPSNALLTPDGLLKVTDLGLVKAKGFTPAYAAPEQVLGKPTGPLTDLRGWGLSVLEMFAGEVTWMEGTVAASVLEAYLREPPEGLPPMPQGVVEILRACFQEDPGARPQGMEEVAERLRAVYEAEMGEPYPRTKPEAPALQADSLNNRVVNYLDLGKEEEAVQCWQEALEADLAHLEANFNYGYYRWQRTELLGSELLRQIQHLESAHGGNAEYWRLVGWVYLEQGYVEEVLRKLEGLGVQEEPLEQAHRAPDWPVIREVRGMEGHTH
- a CDS encoding N-acetylornithine carbamoyltransferase → MKTDTFRGRDFITLLDWTREEIETILDVALDLKRRFVLGDPHDHLLRGKTLFMIFYNRSLRTRNSFEAGMTQLGGHAHYLEPDQIYTPALPGKEVAYTTERVSDVARVLSRMGHGIAIRCYGEPVDWVYGAAHELIRNFAYWADIPVLNMECDKCHPFQALADILTVKEKFGGFSGVKFVMSWAYSPSIHKPRAVPQSAIIAATMMGMDVVLAHPEGFELDPEILKACEENVKRYGGSFQIVHDMKEAFRGAHVVYPKSWAAVPIFKPPVGEGSPEKAKELFEANKHWICDAEKMKLAHPEAIYMHCLPCDRGFEVTDEVIDKTEGPGWRSVVFDQAENRLHVQKAVMAMVMR
- the hutI gene encoding imidazolonepropionase, which translates into the protein MPKVDLIIFASQIATPSCPGPARRENLGKILVVQDGAIAIDDGLIADLGPRSEITGKYSARETLDFHGCTATPGMVDPHTHLVFAGDRVEEFELRLKGATYLEIMAAGGGIMSTVRKTREAPFETLLEEAHRRTLAFLSSGTTTVEIKTGYGLETRTELKMMEVIMALKEQSPLDIIPTFLGAHAVPAEFWGRAEEYVTLVTEEMLPALARWADDREIEREKIFCDVFCDEGAFTLEQSARVLRKARELGFSLKIHSDEFKSLGATGLAVELEATSADHLAVTPEEEALRLASSSTIGVILPGTSFGLGHTHFADGKGLIEKGVALALGTDFNPGTCWCESMPFMMALACRYCGLSPSQALTASTLNAAWALKMGEKIGSLEKGKQADIALWEVPDYRHLAYRFGNLRAKAVIKRGKMVYPDYPGNIRGPAHT
- a CDS encoding response regulator transcription factor, which codes for MKVLLVGDNEHLLNTIGELLASSHISVKVGKTFAQAATLFWSWKPQVVVAELPFWGEGAEKWELIRKLKEIAPVRIIALVESGKIEERIRALEWGADDAVFKSSSPREVVVRVKALLRRMGTGAPMPRAEIYTDGFLLVNFSTQELFLGGHLIKLSRKEFAVLECLARHPRQILSPRKIADLLSPDYTPELVRHYIFKLRRKLEPDPSNPIRIKCVRGLGYYLDNPDKPFSPF
- a CDS encoding polysaccharide deacetylase family protein — its product is MKKLASTLLFPLLITAWIATLLPSERGEKGISILQPTPTFTATPSPTPTLTPTPTPTPTPTSTPTPTPTPTPAPTPDGIRREAAVPILLYHYVSSPPPEANVIRREISVSPQQFEEHLQYFKSQNYTTITLRDLVYHLTIGKPLPPKPLIITFDDGYEDHYRNAFPLLQKYGFVATFFVITDFIDENRPGYLTWKQVEEMARAGMEFGAHGRDHSSLKGRSLDYLIWQILGSRQTLEAHGIEPRFFSYPFGFYDDEVIKVLKSAHFWGAVTTDPGIVHSSDGLFTLKRIRVNGQESLEKLISKIRFYEPER
- a CDS encoding methyltransferase domain-containing protein, which gives rise to MEVLLEEDKHWWFASRTKAIFAVLDPVVKKGEGMVLDVGSGAGNMFHHLSRYGPVVGVDNNIKPLLVARERGYIVPLGRAEALPFPSEAFRLVALLDVLEHCDDDRLVLEECYRVCVPGGFLIITAPAYQWLWSYNDELNRHRRRYSGATLKGLLERTGFRLLRITYNNFFIFPLAAPLILIREKLGLRPDLASPHFDEEAYQVEMEPAPPLVNGILTCIGEMEAWLIRRLNLPFGTSLIALARKI
- a CDS encoding DUF362 domain-containing protein; translated protein: MSTVSIYEADAQDVGRVIARVFDAFEVDVKDKRVLIKPNIVAGLPPEHGATTHPAVVSALVKECLRRGASRVTVGDNPGGVEKDSRATAQKAGLVEASHGCFVRLSEKVTEVLLPSAGVKAPISSAVLEADFLINVPVMKTHVFTTITGAVKNLYGYVAGTAKARLHLAAPTRRQFSALLADIYALRPPDLVIMDALRVMEGNGPTHGQARPLGKILAGKDGVAVDAVACRMMGVDPAKVYHLVEASGRGLGRIDGVEVEGAFSVIPDFKLPTTFAASPQEQAMLLWAIGQVYPVLREDLCLQCGDCAVNCPAQAISLNPYPVVDENRCITCYCCVELCPEGAWEIPSGIQEKFDRIFR
- a CDS encoding FIST C-terminal domain-containing protein codes for the protein MAKAVVAWSTAATAEEAVAQAFDKALSELATKPSLAILFATVDYDPLQVLSLARKRIGRTPLWGGTTFTGLLTPDGFISGPNGALGVMLLSDIEAGTGFAPGGKNPRKNTLKALKKATATVPSPKAFLMMASPGIEERVIEALAEAYPTVPIVGGSAADNTIEGKWKVFGYRKTFPKGINIAALSSAGKIGVAFGGGYAPTDKSARVTRAKGRTIFKLDRRPALEVYKEWTGKSQEEVAGMNLLGASLLAPLGIEEAGFFRIVHLASGNPDGSIGAFAEVARGTEVRLMETSVDKLIQDAGDIVREARKDMTRVDALILSHCAGRKVAIGDRIGEVVPKIKEVVGDAPFIGFFSFGEQGCLPNQVNRHCNLMLSALVIGE